The Streptomyces sp. NBC_01268 genome window below encodes:
- a CDS encoding dynamin family protein produces MDERPQLIDALSALRDRVAAVRLPLPLPGAPRARQTRAELLAQLDDYLVPRLRDPDAPLLAVVGGSTGAGKSTLVNSLVGRRVSEAGVLRPTTRTPVLVCHPEDHHWFAGMRVLPQLTRVWLPQQDEERPIEEREEPEEENSLRVETAATLPRGLALLDAPDIDSLVVENRLLAAELICAADIWVMVTTASRYADAVPWHLLRTAKEYDATLVTVLDRVPHQVIGEVSRQYEALLDKAGLGHLPRFTIPELPESTGGGSGLLPDTAVAPLRGWLAHCAQDPAARQQAVGRTAAGVIDSLDTRMPELAGAVAAQYAAAVRLGGAVEGAYGEQGKRVREQVRRGAVLAGDARTRWRGYPRDTTAEELLDALVESLAALVQCAVAAADERVRDAWHREPAAGALAPGDRTGPGKDAGERIAMTVRRWRRVLEETVEEEVRGMERPATTRGSGRGSGRTSGRGRGASSSAPDNETLTALLAAVLLGGRRTRAAGDRLAELLGAQGALLLRDKGGELLRTYLDRALHTERDRRLAPLEALDVTPEPQAELIAALSVLQKEK; encoded by the coding sequence TTGGACGAACGGCCTCAGCTGATCGACGCACTCTCCGCCCTGCGCGACCGTGTCGCCGCCGTGCGCCTTCCCCTCCCGCTCCCGGGCGCCCCCCGGGCCCGCCAGACCCGCGCCGAACTGCTCGCCCAGCTCGACGACTATCTGGTGCCCCGTCTCAGAGATCCCGACGCCCCGCTGCTCGCCGTCGTCGGCGGGTCCACCGGGGCCGGCAAGTCCACGCTCGTCAACTCGCTGGTGGGGCGCCGCGTCAGCGAGGCCGGGGTGCTGCGGCCGACCACCCGCACCCCCGTACTGGTCTGCCACCCCGAGGACCACCACTGGTTCGCCGGGATGCGCGTACTGCCCCAGCTCACCCGCGTCTGGCTGCCCCAGCAGGACGAGGAACGCCCCATCGAGGAGCGCGAGGAACCCGAGGAGGAGAACTCCCTCCGCGTCGAGACCGCCGCCACCCTGCCCCGCGGCCTCGCCCTCCTCGACGCCCCCGACATCGACTCCCTCGTCGTGGAGAACCGGCTCCTCGCCGCCGAGTTGATCTGCGCCGCCGACATCTGGGTCATGGTCACCACCGCCTCCCGCTACGCCGACGCCGTCCCCTGGCACCTGCTCCGTACGGCGAAGGAGTACGACGCCACCCTCGTCACCGTCCTCGACCGCGTCCCCCACCAGGTCATCGGCGAGGTCTCCCGCCAGTACGAGGCCCTCCTCGACAAGGCCGGGCTCGGCCACCTGCCCCGGTTCACCATCCCCGAGCTCCCCGAGTCCACGGGCGGCGGCAGCGGACTGCTCCCCGACACCGCGGTCGCGCCGCTGCGCGGCTGGCTCGCCCACTGTGCCCAGGACCCGGCCGCCCGCCAGCAGGCGGTGGGCCGTACCGCCGCCGGCGTCATCGACTCCCTCGACACCCGCATGCCCGAACTCGCGGGCGCCGTCGCCGCCCAGTACGCGGCGGCCGTACGCCTCGGCGGAGCCGTCGAAGGCGCGTACGGGGAACAGGGGAAGCGGGTCCGCGAACAGGTGCGCCGTGGTGCCGTCCTGGCCGGGGACGCCCGCACCCGCTGGCGCGGCTACCCCCGCGACACCACGGCCGAAGAGCTCCTCGACGCCCTCGTCGAGTCCCTCGCCGCGCTCGTCCAGTGCGCCGTCGCCGCCGCCGACGAGCGGGTACGGGACGCCTGGCACCGCGAACCCGCCGCCGGCGCGCTCGCCCCCGGCGACCGGACCGGCCCCGGCAAGGACGCCGGCGAGCGGATCGCCATGACCGTACGGCGCTGGCGGCGCGTCCTGGAGGAGACGGTCGAGGAGGAGGTGCGCGGGATGGAACGCCCCGCCACCACCCGGGGCTCCGGACGCGGCTCCGGACGGACCTCCGGCCGGGGCCGCGGCGCCTCCTCCTCCGCGCCCGACAACGAGACCCTCACCGCCCTCCTCGCCGCCGTCCTCCTCGGCGGCCGCCGCACCCGCGCCGCGGGCGACCGCCTCGCCGAACTCCTCGGTGCCCAGGGCGCCCTGCTCCTCCGCGACAAGGGCGGCGAACTGCTCCGCACGTACCTCGACCGCGCCCTGCACACCGAACGCGACCGGCGCCTCGCCCCCCTCGAAGCCCTCGACGTGACCCCCGAGCCGCAGGCCGAGCTGATCGCCGCGCTCTCCGTACTGCAGAAGGAGAAGTGA
- a CDS encoding DUF5994 family protein, translating into MSDAGSTSHRVPAPPRLLPDEVHRAIGPGAALLRLETTGSRQSVLDGAWWPRSRDVEREIPPLITALTEHLGPVTRVGLDASAWNGIPARLIVDDRVVHLDSFPVGDDTVLITRGDNDHFSLMVVPPDTASEAARTAMARAVHADNVTQAAEILLAELPHPAAPSAGTTLETDEAPGR; encoded by the coding sequence CCTCCGCGCCTCCTGCCGGACGAGGTCCACCGGGCCATCGGACCGGGCGCCGCACTGCTCCGGCTGGAGACGACAGGATCCCGGCAGAGCGTCCTCGACGGCGCGTGGTGGCCGCGCTCGCGTGACGTCGAGCGGGAGATCCCGCCGCTGATCACCGCCCTGACCGAGCACCTCGGGCCCGTCACCCGGGTCGGCCTGGACGCCTCCGCCTGGAACGGCATCCCGGCCCGCCTCATCGTCGACGACCGGGTCGTGCACCTCGACTCCTTCCCCGTCGGTGACGACACCGTCCTGATCACCCGCGGCGACAACGACCACTTCTCCCTCATGGTCGTCCCGCCGGACACGGCGTCCGAGGCCGCCCGCACGGCCATGGCCCGCGCCGTCCACGCCGACAACGTCACCCAGGCCGCCGAGATCCTCCTCGCCGAACTCCCCCACCCCGCGGCCCCGTCGGCCGGTACCACCCTGGAGACCGACGAAGCTCCAGGTCGCTGA